The DNA segment TGATTTAAGGAATAAGAGGTATTGCCTTCTTTTGCAAGTGCGAGCTCGTCTTCCAAAAATACATTTTTTGCTTGTTTCCCTAACAATTGCCTATTGTTGTAGTTTGTTGTCTTTTATCGAAGATCTACTATTGAAGGACCCTTGCGTTGTCCAGTTCTTCAGAGCTAGCATTATAAGGTAATGTTCCTTGTCCCTGACTTTGTTTTTGCACGTGAAAGCACACTTCATGGGATGAATTGTGGTTGCTTACTGGTGTCTAATATTTCTTTCTTTGTGATAATTAATGGTTGCTAACCGATTTTAATCTTTGAATGGCTTTTCAGTGCATTAAATGATATGATAGAGATGTCAGAGGAAGAGGTTATACATTTGCTGCAGATCTTTGTTAAGAGGCTGCCAGCACAAGGACATAGCTTCTTGGATGAGGTTCCAAAAGAGAAGCTTTCAAGAATTCACAATTTTCTCCAAGAAGCCATCGTTTGTTGGATTCGGCGGATACAGAAGGAACCATATTCTACCCAAATTGGAGAAAATGAGTTAGCCATACTGTGGGGAGTCATTGGCTGTTATCCGTACGTAGTAGGTGCTTCAGCGAATGAGTCATTGCTAATAGACTTGGTTAATGCTCTAGATGAGCTTTTGAGTACTGAATCTGGTAAGGCATGTTATCCGAGATGAGTTCGATTCCTTGGGGAGAAATTTAGCTATTAAAGTCTATTCCACCTTTCGCATTTGTGGGACCAGAAATAACAAATATTTCATGCACACAAATACTAACTTTTGGTTTGGGGAATTTAGTTCCATGATATGGACCTTAGTTGCCTTATGCTAGAACTGGTGAAATCTGTTTCTAAAAGAAGTGAATCTTCGATGACCGAGTTGTTGCGACCTTTTCCTCCTCatgtatagtgattttttttGTCACTAAAACTTGTTACATGCCTCTCTTTCTAACTGTCCTTTATATACATTGCTTTTCCTAGCTGACATTGCTGGGCATCCCAGAACTACCTGGCAGAGCTTGGTTGGTGCTGCATTGGGTTCTTATTATAAGTCGCTGGCTAATCAAAATTCCAGATCTGATGATTCCATCATAAGCAGAATCTTAGATCTGTCAAGGAAGCACAAGACATGTTATCAAGTGTTGTCTCCAGTAGCTGATATTTTGGATTCAGTTTGTGGGTATGTTggtattttttttgaaaatcagGTCTTGGTAACCCTTCTTGCTCCTCCTCCATTCAGTTGGTAACCCTTTAAAATTATGCTTCAAGGTCCATAATCCAAGCTGATGCAAGCACTAAAAAGTATCACCCGGTGCTGATAGCGAGTAAGATGGTGGATGCCCTAGGCGTGTTTGCTGCAAATTTGAGCCATCCCGACAAGAATATGCGTCTTTCGACCTTAAGAATATTGTGCCACTACGAACATTTGACTGATGTCAGCTCTATTAATGAACAACCTGTTGAGAAGAAAATGAGAATAGATAATCCTGAGACTACTCTTATGGACTACCATGGCAACAATGTATGAATGTGATACCTTCTCCTTTGTTAATAATGTCTTCAGTCGCTAAAATTTCCTGGTTATTTTCAGGTGATGCATCTCCTACTTTTGATTGAAGAAACGCCTCTTTCTATTGCCACCAGTAGAAAGGTCATTCGACTGATTTCCAAAATACAGATGAGTCTATCTGCTGGACAGATAGCTGAAGAGTATATACCTGCTGTTCTTGATGGAATTATTGGAATCTTTCATAGCCGTTTTAGCCATTTGTGGAATCCAACATTGGACTGTATAGCTGTCCTCCTCAGTCAATATTTTGGGCTGCTGTGGGACAGATATATTGAGTACCTTGATCATTATCTCTCTGTTTTTCTCGGTTCTCATGATGAAGCTGCTCAAAGCAAGGAGGAATCATTAGAGACGACTAATAGTATGTTCCATCTATTTTATCCCAGATATCAAAGATAAATTTGATTTGTTGGCTAGCTTCTCTTTTAATTCATGTAGTCCTAGCTTGCTATTTTGCTAAACGGCTATTCTTTTTGATCCACAATGGTTTCTCACTTTAATGTTCATTACTGTGATATGTATATGCAGATTTGACTGGAAGCTTCAGGTCCTATGTCTTTCCGGTGTCTGAAACTGCGTCATGTGcaacaattttttctttattgatTCAGTGTTTGCAGAAAATTCCATCTGTTGCTGAATCGCGTTCACGACAAATCATACCTCTGTTCTTGAAGTTCCTAGGCTATAATATTGAAGATCTTGAGAGGTGCATTTGATTTTTTAACTATATTTTTTTAAGGGTTCGCGAAAGTGTTATTGCTTCTATCTTTTCCAATTGACCCGTACTTATCTGCTCATTCTGTAAATGCAGTGTGGAATTATACAATCCAGAGGGTTGTAAAGGGAAAGAGTGGAAAGCCGTTCTTCAAGAATGGTTGTCCTTATATAGACTGATGCGAAACCCTAGGTCTTTTTATCTCAATCAATTCTTCAAGGAGGTTTTACTATACAGGTTTGCATTTAGGATTATTCTCCTTAGTCAAAATTAGTATACTTTATTGAATGTTGTTTGAGGTTACTTATGTATTGCATTCTTCTTCGTTTTTTTGGGGGGTGGTGTGGTTcagaattcttgaggaagatgatgCTGACTTGCAAATTAAGGTCATTGATTGCCTGTTAAATTGGAAAGATGACTTTTTAATTCCGTATGATCAGCATCTAAAAAATCTGATCAATTCAAAAAGTCTGAGGGAGGAGCTCACAACATGGAGCTTATCCAGGGAATCAGATCTTGTTGATACAAGGCATAGAGTTTTCCTTGTGCCTGTTGTTATCAGAATACTGGCTCCAAAAGTCAGAAAGTTAAAGGCGCTCGCTTCTCGTAAGGTATTTATTAATTTCTCTGGCCTCTAGTAGCATAGCTTGTGGTTCCTATTCTTTCTGTTTTCTTCATTATTTACCACTTCCAGTATAATGCAGTAACTTGATGCATTATTTGTCTTAGCATGCAAGTGTCCATCATCGAAAGGCGATTCTTGGCTTCTTAGCGCAGCTAGATGTTGAAGAGCTTCCTCTTTTCTTTGCCTTGCTGATAAAACCACTTGTATCTGCTTCACAAGTTGCTGCAGCAAAGAGTGCACGGCTCTGGACAACACCTGAAACTCTAAAGCATGGGTTTGACTCATTTAGTATCTTGGAGCATTTTTCAAGAGattgcatcaatgccatttcatGGAAGAAGAGATATGGTTTTCTGCATGTAATTGAGGATATTGTAGCTGTTTTTGATGAAGTGCATATTAGCCCTTTTCTTGATCTGTTAATGGGATGTACTGTGCGCCTCTTGGAAAGCAGCACATCAACTCTTGAAGGCACAAGAAATGAGGGGGGGCTAGCTGATCATGATCACCAAGTGGAGGTAATGTCATCATTTGCTGTAATTCTAGCAGGCTTAAGTTTAGAAAAGAAAAGGCCGATGCTGTTGCCCCATAATATTGTATTAACTGGTTAACACTAAAATATTAAATGATTTTGTATATCTTGGTGGTTGACAGCGTTAGTCCTCCTTTTCTTGGCCAGATCACCCTTGAGCAATAGCCTAAATAGGTGGCTGTTTGAGGGTGGTTTGGTCAAATAATTCCTAAGATTGATGGCTTAGAATTGGGAAGGCGCGGAAGGTACTAATTTGCTCATTTTTTCAGTCAGAGCAGATGTcctttgggttttaaaccctttcTTTCCATATGTATTCACGCTTGATCTCGAAAGGAATTCAGGAATTCTTAGCTGCTGAATAAACGCGGTTTTTCCTCTATAtatcttttgaaaaaaataaagatgGTTCTGTGTTTGTGGTACATTGTAAATTGAATTAAGTAATACTTTTTAACCAATGTTTGAAAATGCTATATCAAAAAAATGCTTATTAACCAAAGAGACAGAGAGATGGAGAATTGTCCCAGCTTGTATATGGTGGACAGCTGGACAGTCTGGTAAGAGAGAAACCAAAGATgctttgaagagaaatccaacaACATTCAGAAGATAAAGATGAAATGTTtagctcttttttatttttggtgtaaaggAAAACTTTTGGAGGATAGTGTATCCATTTTAGATGCCTTAGACTCATTGTAAGAGAACAAGGCAGAAAAGAGCCCTTTTTGTGTAGTTTTGTATGGGCACTTACATTGTAATTATGGGTGACTTCACAATTTTAGTGAAGTCTTTATATGAATATACAAATATGTTaccttgtcaaaaaaaaaaaaatgcttattAACCAATGTCTTTGTTTTTATGCAGACAAACATAGTTGCAAAGCAGTCCAAGGATTTGAGATCTTTATGCCTGAAGATCATCTCTTGTATTCTTAGCAAATACGAAGATCATGATTTCAGTTCTGAATTTTGGGATTTGTTCTTTACGTCAGTAAAACCCTTAGTTGCTAGTTTCAAACAGGAAGGTGCTAGTAGCGAGAAGCCAAGCTCGTTATTTTCTTGTTTTCTGGCTATGAGTAGAAGTTCCAAACTTGTGCCTCTGTTGTCCAGAGAAAAGAATCTTGTACCTGATATATTCTCGATGCTAGCAGTCTCAACAGCATCGGATGCCATCGTTTCCTCTGTTCTTAAGTTCGTTGAGAATCTATTGGATCTTGATATTGAGCTGGGTAATGAAGACAACCCTCTTAGGAGATTACTGCTTCCTCACATTGATGTACTTGTATGCAGTTTGCATCGTCTTTTTGTACATGATGGTGCGCAAAAGAGGTATGGCGATGTGAAATAACTTCATTGCTTTATTTTCCCCCTCTTCAGTGATTGTGTCAATTTATAGACTTCACCATGACTACTATTCTCAAAGTTGTCCCATATGCTGAAAACAATTTCTTTGCTTAGTATAGCTTATTGCACAACTTATTGATGTGCAATAATAAACAACTATgtaaattttgggttgtgacttACCGGCCTCAAAGCTGTTCTTTAGCTGATATTACAAATTTTGACAGTCACCTAAAAAATGTGATGTTTTAACATGAGAGCCTATCAGAAGAGTGTTATCTGCATATCAAATGTGGatgggtaataatgtacataatGCTGAATTATCGTCTGACGTCTGTAGCCTCCACACAGTTGAAGTATGGAAGTTATGTTCTCGAACTATTTCTTTTGACCACAGTTTTACTTGCATTGATAAGTTTTCACATAGGACTTAGATATCATCTTAAAGAATGTCGTGGCACTCTTAAACAATTCCAGGtcaatgaaggaaaaagagtttCCAAGAAAAAATTCTCAGTTTGTGTCTGACCGTTCTTCGTTTTATGAATTTATCTTACTTTGCACCTCATACATTAATTCTTAATGCTTCCTCAGCTTCCTGTCCTTTTTCACTATGGATTTTCTTTGCTGCTATTTGGAGCTACCAACTCGATTCCTTGTATCGGCTTGTTCTTTTTTTATTAGTCTTTTCTTAAATTGAGGGGGATTAGTGAATTGTTTCTCCCCCCCAAGACCAGTTTCCTTAGTTCTTTGCTTATCCTGTACTCTCCCCCCAAGATCAGTCTCCTTAGTTCTTTGCTTATCCTGTACTCTCCCCCCAAGATCAGTCTCCTTAGTTCTTTGCTTATCCTGTACTTAGATTTTTATATGAGCcgctaagttgctcggacacggggtgcggatctagaggtcgggTCCTTCaagatgtaaattctaagattcggggataTGGGTTCTAGTACGGATACGGGTGCCGGGAtctggctaaaaataattcaaaaaaataaaaattatctctaaattatgagaaattttgtggaatacttatgtatagcttgtaaagtgtggatttcttttttattctcaagttgtagataaggAGTAATTTTCTAGATaaggtatgctattttcttcaaatttaccctaagttttggttctgatttcgggaatcaaattgtatcttgTCTCGAATTTTTCCGTccgtcgtggtcaaagtacccaaaactGTTTAACCAgatccggtacggatcccatacccacacccatactagtgtcgtgtcaATACGGGTGCAGTACCTAAACTGCCGTGTCAGAGCAATTTAGCTGAGCGGGAGAGAGTGGGGATGGAGGGAGGTAGGGATAGTAAGATTGAGATTTTGATGGTTTTATCATATATCATAAGGTCCTATTCTGACTTATGTGCCCGCATGGAGAAGTAAGCTTATCTTGGTAACATGCTCCCTATTTATCACCCTCccccccaacacacacacacacaaaaaaaaaaaagggcagGAAAGAAAAGAGCATCTGCATGCTTCCCCTCCTTTTCTTGTATTTCTAGCTTTATCTTCCATAATGCTTCCACCTTACAAccatgagagagagagactgcatGTCATCCACCGTATATGGCTAAGTGGACTTAGCATGCTGTTTATGTAACTAAATATCATATGATATGCACAAGCATCAGTTCTCCTATTAACTGATCTGTTCACTTTTTCCAGGAAACTTGTCAGATATCCTGGGGAAAAAGAGTTCAATGTTTTCAAGCTGTTATCAAAACACATAAAGGAACCGTTGGCTGCAAGGAAGTTTCTTGATATCTTGCTTCCGCTTCTGTCAAAGAGATCCAATGACCCTGGTCTGAGTCTCTCTCAGTTTTATCTCACAGTTTAGTTGGACCTGTTTGGTCTCATTCCTTGCTCTTTTTGTAAGATTACTTTGCTTTCTGCTTGCAGAGATTTGTGTAGGCACTTTACAGATTATTAAGCATATCGTAGAACCATTGGGTAGTGAGAGCAGTAAAAAGATCGTCAAATCAGTTTCTCCGCTCGTAATTTCTGCTGGCTTGGATGTTCGCACTTCTATTTGTGACGTTCTTGATGCTGTCGCAGTGAACGATTCTTCTGTACATCCTGCGGTAGTGCTAGCCCGTCTATTTTTCTTTTACACCTGTTCTTTTAGGTGTTTGTTGACGTAAATGCACCTTTTAATTTCATACAGGCAAAACTTCTTCGCGAATTGAATGCCACGTCTACCGTGGAGTTGGGAGATCTTGATTATGATACTATAATTGCTGCTTATGAAAAGATAAGTGCAGACTTTTTCCACACTGTCCCGGAAGAACATGCGTTGATTATTCTGTCACATGCTATCCATGATATGTCGTCTGGGGATCTTATTTTGAGACAGAGTGCATATAGATTATTGCTTTCGTTTGTCGAGTTTTCTAGTCAAGTGCTCGATAGAAAGTTGAAATCTGAACAAGAATCTTCTGGAGCCTGGGTTAGGCACATCCTAAGCAACTTCTTTTTGAAGCACATGGGTACTGCCATGAACAAAGAAGATTCAATTCAGAAGGTATGAAATACGAGAACCGAAAAGAATGCTCTACTTATCTGGCTACTTTCCtctcttttccttcctttttgtGTTTCCCAGCCATCAATACTTGAAGCAGTTATTTGACTTGCTAGTGGTTATTTACGCAACGTGTTTTTTCATCTATATGTCTCAAGGTTCCTCGCTCCTGTTGGTCAGTGGAGGACTGACCCGGGAGTGGAGGGAGGGACATTGTAGTGGGCAGAGAATATATTTTCTCAAGGATCGGAATTTCTTCTAAAGCTGGTTTTCTGATTTAGGTATGGATCGATCTACTTCGGGATATGGTCCTGAAGCTTCCAACGGTGGAAGACTTCAAATCATTTGCAGTTCTTTACAGTGAAGATCCAGAGCAGGACTTTTTTAACAATATTGTGCATTTGCAAGTAAGTTATTCCCATCTTGCCTTATAAATTTTGGTCTATGCTATGTGTACTCCACAACTAAGTTGCTCGGACGCTGGTgtggatctagaggtcggatccttcgagatgtaaattctaaaATTCGAGGATACGGATACGGGTACGGGgattcggctaaaaataattcaacaaaataaaaatataaaaatatctccaaattatgagaaattttgtggaatacttacCTATAGCTTATGAAgtgtggatttcttttttattctcaagttgtaggcATGATTTCTTGAATTTCTTCCATTCTTGGATTCTCCTACCAACTAACTTTTTTATAGTTATCTTtcatttataattaaatattaatttatataatttaGATTATATCtctaattattattataaaaattagaCTTAGTGTGTGTCAAGCTTTCATTACAAAGGGtacaatataataaatataataatatCTAAATAAAGTCAAAGGACTTGCACTTTCCCAAATTCTCGAACGCTCCGCCTTCCCCATTCACAATTGACGCTCTCTGCTGCTCTTTCTGCTCGATCAAGAGGAGAAGCAGAAAGTAAAGaattgatttcctagataaggtatatgccattttcttcaaatttaccttAGTTTTTGTtctgatttcgggaatcaaattgtatctcgtctcaAAATTTTTCATTCGTCATGGTCAAAGTACCCAGAATCGTTTTACCAGATCCGGTACAGATCCCATACTCACACCCACACCAGtatcgtgtcgacacgggtgcggcacatAAACTGccgtgtcggagcaacttagctCCACAATTTACTCTTAAATAACTTACTGCTCTATTTTATTTATGCTTCTCCATTAGTAGCATTAGAAGTATTAGTTTATGTTTTAAAGGAAAGATTTTTCAGTCCCTTGGACCTTCTCATGTTGCTCTatttattctctctttttttgaaAGAGTATAGCACtgttaccttctcaaaaaaaaagaGTATAGCACATGGTCCAAAAGCTAGTTTCCATGCTTTCTCACCTATGCCATTACGTTTGTTTATTCAGAGACACAGGAGAGCAAGGGCTTTGTTACGATTTAAGAATGTCATCAGTTCTGGAAATTTGTCTAAGGTGGTTACTTGCCTTTTTCTTTTAAGCATCAATTATGTGCTCAGTGTTGCTAAGTGGTACTAATAGTTGGGAATAATTCTGGTGCAGGTTCTCATAAATAAAGTATTTATCCCACTTCTTTTCAAAATGTTGCTTGATGGACAAGTTGGAAAGGGTGAAAATATTAGAAGTGCATGTTTGGAAGCTGTTGCATCAATTACTAGATGCATGGAGTGGCGATTGTATTATGCATTACTCAATAGATGCTTTCGGGAGATGACACTGAAACCAGATAAACAAAAGGTGTTATTGCGGTTAATAAGCTCCATTTTGGACCAGTTCCATTTTTCAAACACTCCTTCTGATCATGACACCGCAGATTCTGTGCAAGATATTCAAACTACTTGTTTGATAGAGTCAGGCAAAGTCACCGGCGTTTCTGAACTTGCGGAGATACAAATGTGCCTCCAAAAGGATATGCTTCCCAGGGTACAAAAAATGTTGATTGCTGATACTGATAATGTCAATGTAAACATCAGTCTAATTCTGCTTAAGTTGCTCAAGCTACTTCCTGGAGACATTATGGAAGTGCATCTTCCATCTATAATCCATCGCGTAGCGAATTTCCTTAAGAATCGTTTGGAAAGTATTCGTGATGAAGCCAGAGCTGCTTTGGCTGCTTGTTTAAAAGAACTAGGGCTGGAGTACTTGCAATTTGTTGTCAAAGTCTTGAGAGGCACTCTGAGGAGAGGATTCGAATTGCACGTTTTGGGGTTCACTCTCAATTTTCTACTATCAAAATTTCTTATAAATCCCAGTAGTGGGAGGTTGGATTATTGTTTAGAGGATCTTCTCTCGGTTGCAGTAAATGATATACTCAGTGATGTTTCGGAGGAGAAAGAGGTTGAGAAGATTGCTTCAAAGATGAAAGAGACTAGGAAGCAAAAGTCATACGATACCCTTAAATTGATTGCACAAAGTATCACATTCAAAACACATGCTCTGAAGCTGCTTGCGCCAATTATTAAGCATCTACAGAAGCAGCTGACTCCAAAAGTAAAATCAAAATTAGAGAACATGTTGTCTCATATAGCTGCTGGAATACAGTGTAATCCTTCTGTAAACCAGACGGAACTCTTTATCTTTGGATATGGTCTAATTAAAGATGGGGTAACAGATGAATCTCCTGGGCATGCAGAGACATCGACTTCAATGGAAAGTCAGCAAAAGAAAGATGGAGTAAGCAGCCAGATTGCTAAATCAGATAAGTTGGTCAGCATTGATTCACGATATTCTCACCTTATTACCGAATTTGCTCTTGGAGTGCTTCAGAATTACATGAAGAACATGAAATTTGACAAGAAAGATGAGCAGTTGTTATCAATGCTTGATCCATTTGTAAGATTATTGGGTGAATGCTTGAACTCAAAATATGAGAATATCATGTCTGCTTCACTTAGGTGCTTGTCTCCTATGGTGAGGCTTCCTTTGCCATCACTTGAATCTCAGGCGGAGAAGATAAAGAATTCGTTACTGAATATTGCTCAAGGTTCAGTAGCTTCCAGTAATCCATTGATGGAGTCATGTGTTAAGTTGCTAACAGTGCTTTTGCGTAGCAATAAGATCACACTTTCTACGGATCAACTGCATATGCTAATTCAGTTTCCGCTTTTTGTTGAT comes from the Nicotiana tabacum cultivar K326 chromosome 14, ASM71507v2, whole genome shotgun sequence genome and includes:
- the LOC142168673 gene encoding uncharacterized protein LOC142168673 — encoded protein: MATASDAYAVKSLNKSPGRRRFTFKTFSERIEDVDIDVYRSLDPLKAEPSEGSSFFRDCLVEWRELNTAEDFISFYEEIFPLVQTLPQIILHKEQIVAKLLSRLDMKGRLSLEPILRLIAALSRDLLEDFLPFLQRIADSLACLLKSGADREPDVIEQIFKSWSFIMMYLQKYLVKDVVDVLKVTVKLRYYSKEYVHEFMADSISFILRNAPVKQLIKGVRKLMFEVAKKPLEIRKSAVSSLLWYVVRGSSSRLHSRAEQVLCLLIDKSLFVIGDQFSGGAETILEVLVLALQRLCAELEASELELMWACLYEEIIECVSQGHLLHLGHLLSLLASTLQASYIRKISDYQGVLQLIQLLVQTYILPYPIVKAIDQTSIIVEKVLQSMLCILDGLYRANNISALSSVSMQWAPVFDLRNKSLLSFIEDLLLKDPCVVQFFRASIISALNDMIEMSEEEVIHLLQIFVKRLPAQGHSFLDEVPKEKLSRIHNFLQEAIVCWIRRIQKEPYSTQIGENELAILWGVIGCYPYVVGASANESLLIDLVNALDELLSTESADIAGHPRTTWQSLVGAALGSYYKSLANQNSRSDDSIISRILDLSRKHKTCYQVLSPVADILDSVCGSIIQADASTKKYHPVLIASKMVDALGVFAANLSHPDKNMRLSTLRILCHYEHLTDVSSINEQPVEKKMRIDNPETTLMDYHGNNVMHLLLLIEETPLSIATSRKVIRLISKIQMSLSAGQIAEEYIPAVLDGIIGIFHSRFSHLWNPTLDCIAVLLSQYFGLLWDRYIEYLDHYLSVFLGSHDEAAQSKEESLETTNNLTGSFRSYVFPVSETASCATIFSLLIQCLQKIPSVAESRSRQIIPLFLKFLGYNIEDLESVELYNPEGCKGKEWKAVLQEWLSLYRLMRNPRSFYLNQFFKEVLLYRILEEDDADLQIKVIDCLLNWKDDFLIPYDQHLKNLINSKSLREELTTWSLSRESDLVDTRHRVFLVPVVIRILAPKVRKLKALASRKHASVHHRKAILGFLAQLDVEELPLFFALLIKPLVSASQVAAAKSARLWTTPETLKHGFDSFSILEHFSRDCINAISWKKRYGFLHVIEDIVAVFDEVHISPFLDLLMGCTVRLLESSTSTLEGTRNEGGLADHDHQVETNIVAKQSKDLRSLCLKIISCILSKYEDHDFSSEFWDLFFTSVKPLVASFKQEGASSEKPSSLFSCFLAMSRSSKLVPLLSREKNLVPDIFSMLAVSTASDAIVSSVLKFVENLLDLDIELGNEDNPLRRLLLPHIDVLVCSLHRLFVHDGAQKRKLVRYPGEKEFNVFKLLSKHIKEPLAARKFLDILLPLLSKRSNDPEICVGTLQIIKHIVEPLGSESSKKIVKSVSPLVISAGLDVRTSICDVLDAVAVNDSSVHPAAKLLRELNATSTVELGDLDYDTIIAAYEKISADFFHTVPEEHALIILSHAIHDMSSGDLILRQSAYRLLLSFVEFSSQVLDRKLKSEQESSGAWVRHILSNFFLKHMGTAMNKEDSIQKVWIDLLRDMVLKLPTVEDFKSFAVLYSEDPEQDFFNNIVHLQRHRRARALLRFKNVISSGNLSKVLINKVFIPLLFKMLLDGQVGKGENIRSACLEAVASITRCMEWRLYYALLNRCFREMTLKPDKQKVLLRLISSILDQFHFSNTPSDHDTADSVQDIQTTCLIESGKVTGVSELAEIQMCLQKDMLPRVQKMLIADTDNVNVNISLILLKLLKLLPGDIMEVHLPSIIHRVANFLKNRLESIRDEARAALAACLKELGLEYLQFVVKVLRGTLRRGFELHVLGFTLNFLLSKFLINPSSGRLDYCLEDLLSVAVNDILSDVSEEKEVEKIASKMKETRKQKSYDTLKLIAQSITFKTHALKLLAPIIKHLQKQLTPKVKSKLENMLSHIAAGIQCNPSVNQTELFIFGYGLIKDGVTDESPGHAETSTSMESQQKKDGVSSQIAKSDKLVSIDSRYSHLITEFALGVLQNYMKNMKFDKKDEQLLSMLDPFVRLLGECLNSKYENIMSASLRCLSPMVRLPLPSLESQAEKIKNSLLNIAQGSVASSNPLMESCVKLLTVLLRSNKITLSTDQLHMLIQFPLFVDLERNPSFVALSLLKAIVSRKLVVAEIYDIVKRVAELMVTSQVESIRKKCSQILLQFLLDYHISEKRLQQHLDFLLSNLRYEHSAGREAILEMLHAIIMKFPVSIIDEQSQTLFLHLVVCLANDHDNRVRSMTGTVIKLLIGRVSSHALQSILEFSRSWYLGDKPHLWSAAAQVLGLLIEVVKDGFQKHIDSLLPALRNILLSAVSVLTNKHVDLPNDATASSWKEAYYSLVLFEKILNQFPKLCFRKDLEDLWETICELLLHPHLWLRNISNRLVACYFATVTEACKENLELPQGTYFLMRPSRLFFIATSLCCQLKVLQTDDAASDLITQNLVFSICALYSFLGKNECKRQNKFWSTIEHDEQGLLLKAFQQLDSRKGKNIYLSLVSDLSGQEDENERYLVISYLLKTMGKISLQVEDMQMKIIFSCFKSISPKLIDQSRLLSPEGEVDSQSYAYHMLLPLYKVCEGFAGKVISDDVKQRAEEVRGSISNVIGVQSFVQIYSHIRKNLKSKRDKRKQEEKVIAVVNPMRNAKRKLRIAEKHKAHKKRKMMSMKMGRWM